In Citrus sinensis cultivar Valencia sweet orange chromosome 3, DVS_A1.0, whole genome shotgun sequence, the sequence AAAGCACAGTCTTTAACAGCACTCAGCCTATCTTTTTAGtcttatataaatgaaataaaaccaCAAGGCAATTTAAAATGGGATTGATCACCAAACATGATTGATGTATAACAACCTTAAGTTTGCATTGGAAAGTATGTTCAAATCTCTGAAATACGGAGGGATAAGCCTTACTATATTACCTGCCAACCCACACCACGGCTGAGAACAGAAGGTGGCATTGGAGTTGCACTTGCATACCGTGCTACCGCAAAAAAAGCACCAGTTGACTGCTTGCATCATAATGTAAATGAGAATGTGCAAGCTTCAAGAAATAATATGATAGAAAATAAAGTATGCCAAGAAAACATCATGTAGGGCATATGATTGTATGTTTAAATTGCATTACAGTCAATTaaacagaaaataatttcCATTTCAGTAGGGTTCAAACATTTGGAAATCTTGGATTGAAAGACAGCCAAGAAAGACCAGGTCCTCAGTCTAGAAGCAATGAAAAATAGAacgaagaaaaaaaacaaacctCAACAAGAGCAACAAAGGAGGCCATCATCATGGCAAAAGCTTCACCAGCATCAAATGAAGGCGCCCCCCATTGGAAGGGCCATGGAACTCTTATCCTACAAAATCAGAAGTACACAGTAAAGAACCATCGAGGTCATACAGAAATACTAAACCATGCTTGACATCAGATGCTACACAAAAGGCCGAAATCAATCTTGTTccaaatttgtaattattcatAGATTCTATATTCAATTTAGATTCAATGGTTCAAATGTCAGAAGGCCGAAAAGGATATTAATGCATCAGAAGCTTCTTCCAGTTTGAACTGAATCAGACAACTCGAACAAACTAATATAGATCCAATGGTTCACATGTCAGAAGGCCGAAAAGGAAATTAATGCATCGGAAGCTTCCTCCAGTTTGAACTATATCAGACAATTCGAACAAACTACCTAAGCAGAATATTACCAAATAGACCATGCAACTCCAGTTTACCCCAATCATCATGGAACATTGGTGCCCCAGCTTTTTACTAGATGAAATAGTTACAACTTGGATAAATTTTTACTGAGTCAATcccaaattaattaactcCTTTTCCCTCTCCAGCCACTCAGTATTTTGTAATATACACGACATTGTAGCATTAGTCCTTGGTTCCCACCCATGTGAACTAAAAAGGTTTGACAAAATCATATGATACCAATTGCCGGGAATTCATTATCATAGCAAGGCAAGTTTGAAGCAAGAACAAATCTCAGCCAATCAAGCAATCATCATATCAGTAAAGAAACGTTGAAGCAAGCAACTGCTTTAGAGATACAGCAAAATCTTACCAGGGAGCAGCATCAATGAGACCAGCACGATCAGTTCGGCAACTTGCTTGTGTCTTAGGGGCAGCGTCATTATAAGCCCCACCCACAGTAAGTAGATGAGCATATATCCACACAATCACCACAGAAAATATGACAGCAAAACGATCAAAGATATTTTTCCCACGTTTTATCACATGAGGCAGATACTGCCAGACAAGCAGTAACAATTAGTAATCTTCAggtataaatataacaaagcCCAAGATATTGTAATATGTAagagtattaaaattgtaattaatattGCATGACTGGTTATCGAGCATACCTGTGAAATAAATACTATAATGACGAGTTGAGGCAGTCCAATCTCCACACATTTGGCaacctacaaaaataaaaatgcaagaATAAGTTGTCATTGATGCGTTGGTAGTAAGATGAAGTTCAGGAGCAGTGTACGAGGTGATTTGCACCTTTGCCCGCAAAAACGAGGCAAAGAAAGACTTACCCCAGGAAAACCAAACTCGTACAGCCCAAAACCAACTAGGGAAATCAAAGGAACCACTGAGAGTGGACTTAAAAACCTGAAAACAGGAAATTTAATTAGCACCACTTTGAAGTTTTCAAAAGAAAGCaatcacaaaacaaaaaaaaaacatatttgatCTCCGATTTTGGCACAGAGACTGAAATGTGACAGTACAAAGCAGAAGATCTTCACACAGAGAGGATATTAAGATTAATCCATGATATATGGCATAAATGTTTTAAGTTGTCAATAAACTGTGTTCAAagtaatagtactatattggGTTCTAAGCTGACCTTGTAACATTACGCCAAAGCCCACTGAAGCCTAGGACAATCTGAAGAGTAGAAGCAACAATGAGAGAACCCTGTATTGCCCGCATAGTTCTCTTGAATTTCTGAATAGCATCAAAACGGGATAACAAAGTTACAACCCAAAACGAAGAAATATTGATGACAGTTGTGTGGTGTTTGAATGCACAATACATCTTCCACTCTATTTATCTATTCACACTTATTGCagtttagatttttatatgaaCTAGTATTGGAAACCAAGTCGTTGGTTTCTTGTATAAAATTTTGCTCCTCAAATCTGCTAGTCAACAGGAAATCGAAGGCATGCATTTCTACCGCAAAATTAAATACCATGTTATATTTTGGGTATATGCTATCTTACTAGCGACATGTATTACCATGCTCctaaacaatttaaatattccAAACAAACAACAAAGACAAGGGGTTGAGATCACAAAACCTCAACAGGATCTCCAGAATAATTACTGAATCGACCAGCAAGGATGATTGAAATTGTAGAAGGGACAAAAGTGTAAGACCCTCCCATAACTGCAGGTAATCGAGTCCCAAACAATGACTGCAGCAATGTGTTCAAACCAGCAACAAAAAGCAATGTCTGGATCACCTTTGCTTTCTCCTCCTACAAACCATAGCAAATTTTGTAGTTTTGTACCAATCACATTACCAATTGGAGACTATTTTATCTTCAGTGAGGATAAAATACTCAATCAAATTGAAAGGGACTTGTTCatgaactttaaaaaaaaaaaaaattggcaggCCTTACATTTCCACCTCCCATCTGAGGAACAAGAGAAGTCGGAATGAGAACCGTCGTGCCAAGCATAACAATGTAGTGTTGAAAACCAAGAAGAATAGCTTCGGCTGCATCAGAAATGCACCAGAAAGTTgtcaaatcaaattcaaagcaaaaaTTCTCCCAGAAAAGCTAAGGTTAACATCCTCAGAACACCAGTTACTATAAGTGACACATAACATCATAACCGCATCAAGTTCCCCCAATACACCCAGACACAAAATAAATCTGCAAAATAATCATTATTGCTATtgttaacattatttttagaaaagaacAATTAAAACATCTGAATATTCGCTTTAATTTAGTGATGTGATTAGAATCTCCAGTatttatttagagaaaatagCAAATTACTTTATGTCAAAAGTGGTATCTATCAAAAAGAGGAGAGGAGTGATAAAAAGCAACTTTCAgctaactaaaaaaaaaaaagaaaaaagaacataGAGGAAAGCATATcctaaacaattaaaaataccaaaaactTCCTTAGAATATACTCAAATTTCGGATCCAGAGTCCAGACCAACAAATACTCACCATAATTACAAATCCAAAACATATATATCAAACACTCAgagaatattattttttttaaaaaaaaaaaagggagagagagagtgagagagaacTCACGCCATGGAGGAGGACTAGTAATGCAATAAGAAATGCTTGGTAGTTGATCCTTCGATGGGTGTGGAAGCGGCTCATCAGCTTTAGGCGCTGCACCTCCGGCCATGATCTtgcttttctctctctaaaaggTTAGctacaaaacaaaagaaaagctCACAAGCTAAGAACTAAAACTCAAATCTGAGGGTAACCCAGATCATGAAGTTACTTGgcgaaaagaaaacaaagaaaatacaacccgcaagaaaatgaaaatccaGTACCCACCACAACTGGGTCTGAAACTGAGACGGAGGAgagaac encodes:
- the LOC102606648 gene encoding nucleobase-ascorbate transporter 6: MAGGAAPKADEPLPHPSKDQLPSISYCITSPPPWPEAILLGFQHYIVMLGTTVLIPTSLVPQMGGGNEEKAKVIQTLLFVAGLNTLLQSLFGTRLPAVMGGSYTFVPSTISIILAGRFSNYSGDPVEKFKRTMRAIQGSLIVASTLQIVLGFSGLWRNVTRFLSPLSVVPLISLVGFGLYEFGFPGVAKCVEIGLPQLVIIVFISQYLPHVIKRGKNIFDRFAVIFSVVIVWIYAHLLTVGGAYNDAAPKTQASCRTDRAGLIDAAPWIRVPWPFQWGAPSFDAGEAFAMMMASFVALVESTGAFFAVARYASATPMPPSVLSRGVGWQGVGILLSGLFGTVNGTSVSVENAGLLALTRVGSRRVVQISAGFMIFFSVLGKFGAVFASIPAPIVAALYCLFFAYVGAGGLSFLQFCNLNSFRVKFILGFSIFIGLSVPQYFNEYTAINGFGPVHTSGRWFNDMVNVPFSSEPFVAGCVAFFLDNTLHKKDGQVRKDRGRHWWDKFWSFKGDTRSEEFYSLPFNLNKYFPSV